A region from the Ctenopharyngodon idella isolate HZGC_01 chromosome 13, HZGC01, whole genome shotgun sequence genome encodes:
- the kcns3a gene encoding potassium voltage-gated channel subfamily S member 3a has protein sequence MLYGQVLHRRGPEESFINLNVGGFKQQVERVVLQRFPHTRLARLLYCSSEAAILQLCDDYAAADREYYFDRNPCFFRYVLNFYHTGKIHLMEQLCVFSFSQELEYWGIKELHLDTCCSNRFQEQKECVGDPDWGNDDDPQNQLPDSLDSSMEELSAFDKDLEMFEGTWCSEKRKQLWLRLENPGYSCSAKIIAVFSLSVVLMSIAAMCVHSMPEFHKMDDNDKEVEDPVLDKFETFCVLWFSIEFILRLAVTPHLRKFLCNALNIIDFASIVPFYATLAFETVNAEESEELVNMGRVVQILRLMRIFRILKLARHSVGLRSLGATLRHSYHEVGLLILFLSVGISIFSVLIYFVEKEDEKSEIQTIPVGWWWATISMTTVGYGDTYPVTLAGKLVATLCIICGLLVVALPISIIFNKFSKYYQRQKALVESDQLQPEDEKQPHLSMPFLHIGDLYGQKMNSLAHRSSSKSSEGSEGDATDASSIQDVEIACPSGMPQTNKAT, from the coding sequence ATGCTGTATGGGCAGGTCCTGCACCGCCGAGGGCCAGAGGAGAGCTTCATCAACCTCAACGTTGGTGGCTTTAAGCAGCAAGTGGAAAGGGTGGTCCTCCAACGCTTCCCCCACACTCGGCTGGCCCGACTGCTCTACTGCAGCTCAGAGGCTGCTATTCTCCAGCTTTGCGACGACTATGCCGCGGCCGACCGCGAGTATTATTTCGATCGCAATCCATGTTTTTTCCGCTACGTGCTGAACTTCTACCATACTGGAAAGATCCACCTGATGGAACAGTTGTGTGTGTTTAGTTTTAGCCAGGAGTTGGAATACTGGGGCATCAAGGAGCTTCACCTGGACACTTGCTGCAGCAACAGATTTCAAGAACAGAAAGAATGCGTTGGAGATCCCGACTGGGGAAATGATGATGACCCACAGAACCAGCTGCCGGACAGCTTAGACTCGTCCATGGAGGAGCTATCAGCATTTGACAAAGACCTGGAAATGTTCGAGGGCACCTGGTGCTCCGAGAAGCGCAAGCAACTCTGGCTCCGACTGGAAAACCCTGGATACTCGTGCTCTGCGAAAATAATAGCAGTGTTTTCCCTGAGTGTGGTACTGATGAGTATCGCTGCCATGTGCGTTCATAGCATGCCTGAGTTCCACAAGATGGATGATAATGACAAAGAGGTGGAGGACCCAGTGTTGGATAAGTTCGAGACTTTTTGCGTCCTCTGGTTCTCCATCGAGTTCATCCTACGATtagctgtcacgccacatttgCGCAAATTCCTGTGCAATGCGCTAAACATCATTGACTTTGCCTCTATTGTTCCATTTTACGCAACGTTGGCCTTCGAAACCGTTAATGCAGAGGAAAGCGAGGAGCTTGTGAACATGGGAAGGGTTGTGCAGATCTTGCGCCTCATGCGAATCTTTCGCATCCTCAAACTGGCGCGGCATTCGGTCGGGCTGCGTTCGCTCGGGGCGACTCTCCGTCACAGCTACCATGAGGTCGGACTCCTcatcctctttctctctgtggGAATCTCTATTTTCTCAGTGCTCATCTATTTTGTGGAGAAAGAGGATGAGAAGTCGGAAATACAGACTATACCGGTGGGCTGGTGGTGGGCGACGATCAGCATGACCACGGTGGGATATGGCGACACGTATCCTGTCACACTGGCTGGGAAACTCGTCGCCACCTTGTGCATCATCTGCGGTCTGCTTGTAGTCGCCCTTCCTATTTCCATCATCTTCAACAAGTTCTCCAAGTACTATCAGAGACAGAAAGCCCTGGTGGAGTCTGACCAGCTCCAGCCAGAGGATGAAAAACAGCCACATCTCAGCATGCCTTTTCTTCATATAGGAGACCTCTACGGCCAAAAGATGAATTCTCTGGCGCACAGATCATCCTCCAAGAGTAGCGAAGGGAGCGAGGGAGACGCCACTGATGCTTCCAGCATTCAAGATGTTGAAATTGCCTGCCCTTCTGGGATGCCACAGACCAACAAAGCAACATAA